In Gordonia phthalatica, one genomic interval encodes:
- a CDS encoding acetyl-CoA acetyltransferase — protein MTTSSVWMLGGYQTDFARNLHREGLDFADLTAEAVTQTCAAAGVPASEIGVVHIGNAFGQLFTGQGHLGAMPATVCPDLWGVPATRHEAACASGGTAVLAAMADLRAGNYDVALVLGVELEKTVSGDQAAAYLGAAAWVGHEGQDATYMWPYMFAEMAEEYDRRYGIDDKHLRRIAEVNFGNARLNPNAQTRDWTNLVFEADDTANPIVEGRLRRTDCSQITDGAAGVILVSDRYRREHPDVTPWTEITGWGHASAGLSLTSKFEASRDDEYVLPHLRQTITDALGRARVDLDDLDGVEVHDCFSMSEYLVIDHLGLTAPGQSWEAIETGTIERDGRLPINPSGGLIGGGHPVGASGVRMLLDAASQVSGRAGDLQVDGATTFGTVNFGGSTATCVALVCTTVDD, from the coding sequence ATGACTACTTCCTCCGTCTGGATGCTGGGCGGCTACCAGACCGACTTCGCCCGGAACCTGCACCGAGAGGGGCTCGACTTCGCCGATCTCACCGCTGAAGCGGTGACCCAGACCTGCGCAGCCGCTGGCGTCCCCGCGTCCGAGATCGGCGTGGTCCACATCGGCAACGCGTTCGGTCAGCTGTTCACCGGGCAGGGCCACCTCGGCGCCATGCCCGCCACGGTCTGCCCCGACCTGTGGGGCGTGCCCGCCACCCGGCACGAGGCTGCCTGCGCATCCGGCGGCACCGCGGTGCTCGCCGCCATGGCCGACCTGCGCGCCGGCAACTACGACGTCGCCCTGGTTCTCGGCGTTGAGTTGGAGAAGACCGTCTCCGGAGATCAAGCCGCCGCCTACCTGGGCGCCGCAGCGTGGGTCGGACACGAGGGACAGGACGCCACCTACATGTGGCCCTACATGTTCGCCGAGATGGCCGAGGAGTACGACCGCCGATACGGCATCGACGATAAGCACCTGCGCCGGATCGCCGAAGTCAACTTCGGCAACGCCCGACTCAACCCCAATGCGCAGACGCGCGACTGGACCAATCTGGTCTTTGAGGCCGATGACACCGCCAACCCGATTGTCGAAGGCCGGTTGCGACGCACGGACTGCAGTCAGATCACCGACGGCGCCGCCGGCGTGATCTTGGTCAGCGACCGCTACCGCCGCGAGCACCCCGACGTCACGCCGTGGACCGAGATCACCGGATGGGGTCACGCGAGCGCCGGACTATCGCTGACGAGCAAGTTCGAGGCCAGCCGCGACGACGAATACGTACTGCCCCACCTGCGCCAGACGATCACCGACGCCCTCGGCCGCGCCCGCGTCGACCTCGACGACCTCGACGGCGTGGAGGTCCACGACTGCTTCTCGATGAGCGAGTACCTCGTCATCGACCACCTCGGACTCACCGCGCCCGGCCAGTCGTGGGAGGCGATCGAGACCGGGACCATCGAACGCGACGGCCGACTTCCGATCAACCCCAGCGGCGGATTGATCGGCGGCGGCCATCCGGTCGGCGCAAGCGGGGTCCGGATGCTGCTCGACGCCGCCTCGCAGGTGTCCGGACGGGCTGGCGACCTGCAGGTCGACGGCGCCACCACCTTCGGGACGGTCAACTTCGGCGGCAGCACGGCCACCTGCGTCGCCCTCGTGTGCACCACGGTCGACGACTAA
- a CDS encoding DUF998 domain-containing protein has translation MRGQRVRTTLIGLLLLLAGVCYSSWVLDYFLHSGLDPMRSFLSELASGHMPHRNVYVAGDVLTGTFALLAAAGLLMPPMLVRNRFSITAAVAIAVFGASTIADALMPIECLAGRDPGCPSESRGLLPQLHHFHALTSSLAVFGIFFAMGAASLAAWRRRDWPWLRFGGGLVFVIVVLATLWMLGADRLDGDYRLGLAQRIQVGGMSVWLAFWGVAVMRWRPATASPEPSDAVSGGTSS, from the coding sequence GTGCGAGGGCAACGCGTCAGAACGACGCTGATCGGGCTGCTTCTGCTGCTCGCGGGGGTCTGCTATTCATCCTGGGTGCTCGACTACTTCCTGCACTCCGGGCTCGACCCGATGCGGTCGTTCCTCTCCGAACTCGCCAGCGGCCACATGCCGCATCGCAACGTCTACGTGGCCGGGGACGTCCTCACCGGCACGTTTGCCCTGCTCGCGGCCGCTGGACTGCTGATGCCACCGATGCTGGTGCGGAATCGGTTCTCGATCACCGCGGCCGTCGCGATCGCCGTGTTCGGGGCGTCGACCATCGCCGATGCGCTGATGCCCATCGAATGCCTCGCCGGCCGAGATCCCGGGTGCCCGAGCGAATCGCGCGGCCTGCTCCCGCAGCTGCACCACTTCCACGCGCTCACGAGCTCGCTTGCCGTGTTCGGCATCTTCTTCGCGATGGGTGCGGCCTCCCTGGCGGCCTGGCGTCGACGGGACTGGCCGTGGCTCCGGTTCGGCGGCGGACTGGTCTTCGTCATCGTCGTGCTGGCCACCCTCTGGATGCTGGGCGCCGACCGGCTCGACGGCGACTACCGACTGGGGCTGGCGCAGCGGATCCAGGTCGGCGGCATGAGCGTGTGGCTCGCGTTCTGGGGCGTCGCGGTGATGCGATGGCGGCCCGCCACCGCATCACCGGAACCGTCGGACGCGGTCAGCGGCGGTACGTCGTCGTGA
- a CDS encoding acetyl-CoA C-acyltransferase, whose protein sequence is MISPSAANGAWIFDYVRTPRGKASPNGGLHGQTATDLLIQLMRALRERGVDPGEVSDVIVGCASQLNEQGANPARVAALRAGWGHHVPGMMVNRFCASGIDAVAIAAARVKAGDAGLVVAGGVETVSRVPIFSDGGPLWTDPETIADVGSIHMGVAADLNATLEGFEREQLDEYGVRSQQRAARAWAAGRFDDEVIPVARDGADPMAADELIRPDTTAAVQAAQPLAFADLGAQGQDAIALRAFPELSQIEHRHTRGTSPAMADGAALLVVGTREAGERAGLTPRARIAASVATAGHPVQMLTAGQDAVEAALERLDVTADGVDCFEFAEAFAALCLRFERDLKIDADGGDDRMNPNGGTLAMGHAFGATGAIMIGGCLTELERRGGKRGVAAVSGAAGLGSAVVLERA, encoded by the coding sequence GTGATAAGTCCGTCCGCCGCGAACGGCGCGTGGATCTTCGACTATGTGCGTACCCCGCGAGGGAAGGCCTCGCCCAACGGTGGACTGCACGGACAGACCGCTACCGACCTGCTCATCCAGCTGATGCGGGCGTTGCGGGAGCGCGGTGTCGACCCGGGTGAGGTGTCGGATGTGATCGTCGGCTGCGCTTCCCAGCTGAACGAGCAGGGGGCCAATCCGGCGCGTGTCGCTGCGCTGCGGGCGGGCTGGGGCCACCACGTGCCGGGGATGATGGTGAACCGCTTCTGCGCCTCGGGGATCGATGCGGTCGCCATCGCCGCGGCTCGGGTGAAGGCCGGGGACGCGGGGCTCGTGGTCGCCGGTGGGGTGGAGACGGTATCGCGGGTGCCGATCTTCTCCGATGGCGGCCCGCTGTGGACCGACCCGGAGACCATCGCCGATGTCGGGTCGATCCACATGGGCGTCGCGGCCGATCTCAACGCCACCCTGGAGGGGTTCGAGCGCGAGCAACTCGACGAGTACGGGGTGCGGTCCCAGCAGCGGGCGGCGCGCGCGTGGGCGGCCGGGAGGTTCGACGACGAGGTGATCCCAGTCGCCCGCGACGGTGCCGATCCGATGGCGGCGGACGAATTGATCCGTCCGGATACCACCGCCGCTGTCCAGGCCGCGCAACCGCTGGCCTTCGCCGACCTCGGAGCGCAGGGGCAGGATGCCATCGCGCTGCGCGCGTTCCCCGAGCTGTCGCAGATCGAGCACCGCCACACCCGCGGGACCTCGCCGGCTATGGCCGATGGCGCGGCGCTGCTGGTCGTCGGCACGAGGGAGGCGGGGGAGCGCGCCGGGCTGACGCCGCGAGCCCGGATCGCGGCCAGCGTGGCTACTGCCGGCCATCCGGTGCAGATGCTGACCGCCGGTCAGGACGCGGTGGAGGCCGCACTGGAACGCCTCGACGTCACCGCCGACGGGGTGGATTGCTTTGAGTTCGCCGAGGCCTTCGCGGCGCTGTGTCTTCGCTTCGAACGAGATCTGAAGATCGACGCCGATGGCGGCGATGACCGGATGAACCCCAACGGAGGAACCCTGGCCATGGGCCATGCATTCGGTGCGACCGGGGCGATCATGATCGGCGGATGCCTGACTGAACTAGAGCGACGGGGTGGCAAACGGGGCGTGGCCGCGGTCAGTGGCGCGGCCGGGCTCGGCAGCGCGGTGGTCCTGGAGCGGGCATGA
- a CDS encoding carotenoid oxygenase family protein gives MVTSVDVVERMLSTLPDDDDHPYRSGPWRPQQREWNADDLEVVAGRIPHDLDGVYLRNTENPLHQPIQHYHPFDGDGMVHIVGFRDGTAFYRNRFVRTDGLAAEQQAGRSLWAGIAESPTISDRTDGVGARRFLKDSSSTDVTVFRGEALTSFYQCGDLYRMDPLTGRALGKADFNGGFPSALGVSAHPKNDDRTGELLFFNYGKDAPYMHYGVVDADNDVVHYTPIELPGPRLPHDMAYTENYAIFNDFPLFWDADLLRAGHHVPRLHDLPSRFGILPRRGDASQIRWFEADPTYVLHFVNAFEDGDEVVLDGFFQHDPDPGPLPEDAGLPPSLRPFRFLALNRMQTRLHRWRFNLVTGATTETSLTDTISEFGMMNADYTTTDYRYAYAATGKPNWFLFDGLVRHDLHTGAEEHYAFGEGVFASETSVAPKVGATGEDDAYLVTITTDLNADASFCVIFDAARVADGPICQVRLPERVSSGTHSTWAPGSQLRRWRTAERAADGVEV, from the coding sequence ATGGTTACCAGCGTGGACGTCGTGGAGCGGATGCTCAGCACCCTCCCCGACGATGACGATCATCCCTACCGCAGCGGCCCCTGGCGCCCCCAGCAGCGGGAGTGGAACGCCGACGACCTTGAGGTCGTCGCCGGCCGCATCCCCCACGACCTCGACGGCGTGTACCTGCGCAATACCGAGAACCCGCTGCACCAGCCGATTCAGCACTACCATCCGTTCGACGGCGACGGGATGGTCCACATCGTCGGATTCCGCGACGGCACCGCGTTCTACCGCAACCGCTTCGTCCGTACCGACGGCCTGGCGGCCGAGCAACAGGCCGGGCGCTCGCTGTGGGCCGGTATCGCCGAGTCGCCAACGATCTCCGACCGCACCGACGGCGTTGGCGCACGCCGGTTCTTGAAGGATTCCTCGAGCACCGACGTCACCGTCTTCCGCGGCGAGGCTCTGACGAGTTTCTACCAGTGCGGCGACCTCTACCGGATGGACCCGCTGACCGGTCGGGCGCTGGGCAAGGCGGACTTCAACGGCGGATTCCCCTCGGCGCTCGGCGTATCAGCGCACCCGAAGAACGACGACCGGACCGGTGAGCTCCTGTTCTTCAACTACGGCAAGGACGCGCCGTACATGCACTACGGCGTCGTCGACGCCGACAACGACGTGGTCCACTACACACCCATCGAGCTCCCCGGGCCGCGGCTGCCGCACGATATGGCGTACACCGAGAACTACGCGATCTTCAACGACTTCCCCCTCTTCTGGGATGCCGATCTGCTCCGGGCCGGGCATCATGTGCCGCGTCTGCACGACCTCCCGTCGCGCTTCGGCATCCTTCCCCGACGGGGCGACGCGTCCCAGATCCGCTGGTTCGAAGCTGATCCGACCTACGTCCTCCACTTCGTCAACGCCTTCGAGGACGGCGACGAGGTCGTGCTCGACGGGTTCTTCCAGCACGACCCCGACCCCGGTCCGCTGCCCGAAGACGCCGGACTTCCCCCCTCTCTCCGCCCCTTCCGCTTCCTGGCACTCAACCGGATGCAGACGCGGCTGCACCGCTGGCGGTTCAATCTGGTCACCGGCGCCACCACCGAGACGTCGTTGACCGACACGATCAGCGAATTCGGCATGATGAACGCCGATTACACCACCACCGACTACCGCTATGCGTACGCTGCCACCGGCAAGCCCAACTGGTTCCTGTTCGACGGCCTGGTTCGTCACGACCTGCACACCGGAGCCGAAGAGCACTACGCCTTCGGGGAAGGCGTCTTCGCCAGCGAAACGAGTGTGGCACCCAAGGTCGGCGCCACCGGCGAAGACGACGCCTATCTGGTGACCATCACGACCGATCTGAACGCCGACGCCTCCTTCTGCGTCATCTTCGACGCGGCCCGGGTTGCCGACGGACCGATCTGCCAGGTCCGCCTGCCCGAACGGGTGTCCTCCGGCACCCACTCGACCTGGGCGCCGGGTTCGCAGTTGCGACGATGGCGCACCGCCGAACGCGCCGCCGATGGCGTGGAGGTATGA
- a CDS encoding winged helix-turn-helix transcriptional regulator yields the protein MKISVNDAVRPGPPGLAEPNAIARGLGVLGDEWSLHLLRAAHLGATRFSQFQAELAISAASLTTRLTLLSEAGLLARRIYQDNPIRAEYILTARGAATWPILLAIWDWERTWGGERAVALPLRRHALCNREFRPRMMCATCGEPAELSTVRAIWGPAGGWARSLPHTGTRRRASAPRTPEEFPSTMTVFGNRWSAVVVGAVFQGIRRYADFESALRIPPNVLAERLRVLVEQGFVETAKRGSGRSEYRLTSKGAAFFPVVALTLLWSDHWFADADGPAMNWQHLDHDFAARLVCDRCGAGLAAEAIEVVPVTSRGARRDE from the coding sequence ATGAAGATCTCCGTCAACGATGCGGTGCGTCCCGGGCCGCCGGGGCTGGCCGAGCCCAATGCGATCGCGCGGGGGCTGGGGGTGCTCGGGGATGAGTGGTCGCTGCACCTGCTCCGGGCGGCCCACCTCGGCGCTACCCGCTTCAGCCAGTTTCAAGCTGAGTTGGCGATCTCTGCGGCCAGCCTCACGACACGGCTGACCTTGCTGTCCGAGGCCGGCCTGCTGGCCCGGCGGATCTATCAGGACAATCCGATTCGGGCTGAGTACATTCTCACCGCGCGCGGTGCGGCGACCTGGCCGATCCTGCTGGCGATCTGGGACTGGGAGAGAACGTGGGGCGGTGAGCGTGCCGTCGCGCTGCCCTTGCGGCGACATGCGTTGTGCAATAGGGAGTTTCGGCCGAGGATGATGTGTGCGACGTGCGGTGAGCCTGCTGAGCTCAGTACCGTGCGCGCGATCTGGGGTCCGGCTGGTGGCTGGGCCCGCTCCCTGCCTCATACTGGAACGCGTCGCCGCGCCAGTGCCCCACGCACCCCAGAGGAGTTCCCGTCGACGATGACGGTGTTCGGCAATCGTTGGTCGGCGGTGGTGGTCGGCGCCGTTTTTCAAGGAATCCGCCGTTATGCCGATTTCGAGTCCGCGTTGCGGATCCCGCCGAATGTGCTCGCCGAGCGTCTGCGGGTCCTGGTGGAACAGGGTTTCGTCGAAACGGCGAAGAGGGGGAGTGGGCGGTCCGAATACCGTCTGACCTCCAAGGGGGCGGCCTTCTTCCCGGTTGTCGCGCTGACCCTGCTGTGGTCCGATCACTGGTTCGCCGACGCAGACGGGCCGGCGATGAACTGGCAGCATTTGGATCACGACTTCGCCGCCCGGCTCGTCTGCGACCGGTGCGGTGCAGGTTTGGCTGCTGAGGCAATCGAAGTGGTGCCGGTGACGAGCCGAGGAGCGCGCAGAGACGAATAG